The sequence below is a genomic window from Bradyrhizobium septentrionale.
TTAGGGGTGGGTGAATTCCCGCTTCTTTCTTCCATCACACTGTGGTCTTGCTGATGCCATCACGCTCCAACACGTTTTTGCCGACGCCAGCGTTGCAAAATTGTCGCGCAGTGATGGCTGCATCAAGGAATCCCGCCGCTGCTCTTCACGTCATCGTGCACGAGAGTTTCGACTAAAAATTTCTCGTTCACCCTCAACAGGTTTTGCAGGACGTCATGGACCATCTGTCAGGCTATGCGCATCGCCCCTTTCCCTTCGTGCTGCGCTATCTGCGCCGAAGGCTCCCGTCGCACGTCGTCATTCTGTCGGCGGTCGTTGCGGCGGTTGCCTGCTCGGTAGGCACGCAATACGGCGTGAAGAATCTGGTCGACGCCTTGTCGGCGGGGCCGTCGGCCGCGAATGGCGTATGGCTGGCATTCGCTCTGCTCATGTCGCTGATCGCCGCCGACAACTTCATGTGGCGGATCGCGAGCTGGACCGCGAGTTACACCTTTGTCAGCGTCACCGGCGACCTTCGCCGCGACATGTTCCGCCATCTCACCGGCCACGCGCCGAGCTATTTCACGGACCGGCTGCCGGGCATGCTGACCAGCCGGATCACGGCGACGTCGAACGCGGTGTTCACGGTCGAGAACATGTTCGTATGGAACGTGTTGCCGCCTTGCATCGCGACCTTCGCGGCGATCACCCTGGTTGGAACCGTCAGCGTGACAATGTCGGCGGTGCTGATCCTGATCGCGGGAACCATGGTGGCGATCATGTTCCGCCTGGCGGCCGCCGGCAGGCCGCTGCATGACGACTTCGCCAACCGGGCCGCCGCCGTCGACGGCGAAATGGTTGATGTCATCAACAATTTGCCGCTGGTGCGTGCGTTCTGCGGCCTCGGCTACGAGCACGACCGCTTCGACGCGACCGTCAATCGGGAACTCGTCGCGCGCGGCCGTTCCCTGCGCTATCTCGAGAAGCTTCGCCTTTTTCACGCCGGCGTGACCGTGATCCTGACGATCGCGATGCTGGCCTGGGCCCTCTCGCTCTGGCAGCAAGGCGCGGCGACCACCGGCGACGTCGTGCTGGTCTGCACGCTCGGCATCTCGATCCTCAGCGCCACCCGCGATCTCGCCGTTGCGCTGGTCGACGTCACCCAGCATGTCGCCCGGCTCACCGAGGCGCTGGCGACGCTGCTGCAGCCGCACGAGCTGAAGGACCATCCGGAAGCCGAAGCTCTGGTGAAGAGCGGCGCGGCGATCGCATTCAACAATGTCGGGTTCCGCTATCCCGGCGGCCTTCAGGTGTTCGATCGCTTCAGCCTGCGCATCCAGCCCGGCCAGCGCGTCGGCCTGGTCGGCCAGTCCGGCGGTGGCAAGTCAACATTGTTTACCCTTCTGCAGCGGTTCTACGACGTCGAGCAGGGCAACATCATGGTCGATGGCCAGGACATCTCGCGCGTCACCCAGCAGAGCCTGCGCGCGGCGATCTCGGTGGTGCCGCAGGACATCTCACTGTTCCACCGTTCGATCCTGGAGAACATCCGCTACGGCCGGCCTGATGCCACCGACGACGAGGTGCTGCGGGCGGCGATCGCGGCGCGCTGCGACTTCATCGAAACCCTGCCCGAGGGCATGAACACCATCGTCGGCGATCGCGGCATCAAGGTCTCCGGCGGCCAGCGCCAGCGCATCGCGATCGCACGCGCCTTCCTGAAGGACGCGCCGATCCTGCTGCTCGACGAAGCCACCGCGGCGCTCGATGCGGATTCCGAGGAGGCGATCCGCGAGGCGTTGTCGCGGCTGATGCGCGGGCGTACGGTGGTGGCGATCGCGCACCGCCTCGCGACGCTGCGCAGCTTCGACCGCGTGCTCGTGCTGCAGGGCGGCCGCATCGTCGAGGACGGTCCGCCCGATATCCTCGTGAAGGGAAGGGGCCCCTACCGCGACCTGGTTGCGCGCGAAATGGGCCGCCTGTCCACCAGCGCGGCCTGATCCCGCGTCATCAGGCCTGTTCTAGCGTTCCGGTGCGTTCGTTCGAGTCAGGAAAACGGCCAATAGAAGTCGCCAGAGGTTCAGATGGCAGCTGACGTCGTTACGCAGATCATTACTGCTCGCATCACTGAGCACGTCGCCGAATCGCCGTTCTACATTCCGATGACCGGGCCCGCGGCGCGGCCGCGGCGCTCGCTCAAGCATGACGACACCTTCATCGTGCTCGACAGCCATGGCGACATCGGCGCCTCGGCCGGCGGGCCGGACGGCCTGTTCAACGCCGACACGCGCTACCTCGCGCGGCTGGAAATGGTGCTGGAGGGCGTGCAGCCGCTTCTGCTCGGCTCCAACATGCGCGACGACAATTCGGCGCTGACGGTCGATCTCACCAATTCCGACGTCTACCGCGACGACCGCCTGACGCTGCAGAAAGACACGCTGCATATCGTGCGCTCGATCTTCCTGTGGCGCGGCACGTTCTATCAGCGCATCGGCCTGCAGAACCACGGCGATCATACCGCGAGCTTCGATCTCACGCTGTTGTTCGACAATGATTTTGCCGATCTGTTCGAGGTGCGCGGTGAGCGCCGGCCGCGCCGCGGCATCGGTTCGAGCAAGCTCTTGGGGCCGACCGACGTCGTGCTGGAATATTGCGGCCTCGACGAGCAGTCGCGGATCACCGCGTTGCATTTCGATCCGCGGCCGACGCGGCTGTCGGTCAATGCTGCGACCTACCATTTCGAGCTCGAGCCCGGGCAGGTCACCTCGCTGTTCGTCGCGGTCTCCTGCAACAAGCCGATCATGCAGAAGCCGGTGCCGTTCTTCCGCGGGCTGCTGGCGCATCGCCGCGAGATGCGGATTTCGTCGGCCGGCGCGGCCAGCATCGAGACCTCGAACAACATCTTCAACGAGGTGCTGTGCCAGGCGATGGCCGACCTCAACATGCTGATGACGGAGACGCCGCAGGGCCGTTACCCCTATGCCGGCATTCCCTGGTATTCGACGACATTCGGCCGTGATGGGCTGATCACCGCGCTGCAGATGCTGTGGGTCGATCCCAGGATCGCCAAAGGCGTGCTGAAGCGGCTCGCGCTGTTCCAGGCCAAGACGGTCGATCCGCTGGCCGATGCCGCGCCGGGCAAGATCCTGCACGAGATGCGCGGCGGCGAGATGGCCGCGCTTCGCGAGGTGCCGTTCGCGCATTATTACGGCAGCGTCGATTCGACCCCGCTGTTCGTGCTGCTCGCCGGGCTCTACCTGGAGCGCACCGGCGATGTGGAGACGCTGCGCGAGCTGTGGCCGGCGGTCGAGGCCGGCTTGCAATGGATCGACGGCCCGGGTGATCCCGACCGCGACGGTTTCGTCGAGTACCAGCGCGCGACCGACGATGGGCTTCGGAACCAGGGCTGGAAGGATTCCTTCGACGCCATCTTCCATGCCGACGGAACGCTCGCCGAAGGCAATATCGCGCTGTGCGAAGTGCAGGCCTACGTGTTCGCGGGTAAGCAGCTTGCCGCGCGTGCGGCGCGCAAGCTTGGCTTTGCCGACAAGGCCGCAACGCTGGAAGCCGAGGCCGAGCGGCTGCGCGAGCGCTTCGAGGAAGCGTTCTGGTGCGAGGAGCTCGGTACCTATGCGGTCGCGCTCGACGGCGCCAAGCAGCCGTGCAAGGTGCGCACGTCCAATGCCGGACAAACCTTGTTTTCCGGCATGGTGCGCGAGGACCGCGCGCGACGGGTCGCCGCCGGTCTGATGAGCCAAAAATTCTTCTCGGGCTGGGGCATCCGCACCGTTGCCGCGGGCGAAGCGCGCTACAATCCGATGTCCTATCACGACGGTTCGATCTGGCCGCATGACAATGCGCTGATCGCGCTTGGACTTGCCCGCTACGGCCTCAAGCATTCGGTCGCGCATCTGTTCAAGGGCCTGTTCGACGCTGCGAGCTATATGGAGCTGCGGCGGCTGCCGGAGCTGTTCTGCGGCTTTCGCCGCGAGCGCCGCCGCGGCCCGGTGCTTTATCCGGTCGCCTGCGCGCCGCAGGCCTGGGCGAGCGCGACGCCGTTCACGCTGCTGGAGGCGGCGCTGGGAATCGAGTTCGACACCACACGCGGCGAGATCAGGCTGAGCGATCCGCGACTGCCGGAATTCCTCAACGACGTGGTGCTGCGCAACCTCAGGCTTGGCACTTCCAGCGTCGATCTGAGGCTGCGCCGCCACGGCGACGAAGTGTCACTCGAAGTGTTGCGCACGCGCGGCCAGATCCAGGTGTCGATCGTGCTGACGCATTGAGCGTCGCGGAACGGCACGCGCGCGCCAGGAGATCGTGGGAGAGGTACATGCGTCCGAGGTTCATGATCATGCTGGTCGCAGCCGTGCTGCTGACATCCGCTGGTGTCCGCGCCGCCGACGATGTGACGCCGCCGGCAGCCCAGGCGCCGCCAGCGGCACCGAAGGAGCAGGCCAAAGAGCCGTCGAAGGAGCCATCGCCGCCGCCGTCGGTGACCGTGATCGGCGCGCGCGATGCGCACGGCATTCTCGGGCGCGATGTGCGCAGCTCCGCCAATGAGGACATGGGCCGCATCGTCGACGTCATCGTCGACCGCGACGGCAAGGTCCGCGCCGCCGTGATCGATTTCGGCGGGTTCCTCGGCGTCGGGAGCCGCAAGATCGTGGTCGATTGGAACGCCCTGCGTTTCGCCGGCGTTTCCAGCAAGAGCGACAGCATCACGCTGGACCTGAACAAGCAGCAGGTGAGCGCTGCGCCGGAATACAAGGAAGATACGCCGCTGATCGTGCTGGGCGCGGCCGGCAGTCTCCATCCATGGGATTACGAACATTAGGGGGCTCGAGCTGGTCGCGCGTCCGAACTCTTCCTTCGAGACGGTTGGCGACGGTCGTGGCGAGCGATCAGCCGGCGGCACCAAAATTGTGCCGCGTGTTCCCGATCAGCCCAGTCCTGAGGAACCGCGCACGCCGTCGCGCGAAAGCCAGCGCGGGCTCGACTGGTTCATCTTCTTCCTCGCCGACGTGCAGACCGGCTTCGGCCCGTTTATCGCGGTCTATCTGACGACGCAGAAATGGACCCAGGTCGAGATCGGCTTCGTGCTCTCGATCGGCGGCATCATCGGCCTGCTTGGCCAGATGCCCGGTGGGGCGATCGTCGATGCGGCCCGCTCGGAGCGGGTGGTGGCCGGCTGTGCGGTGGCCGCGATCGGCGCCAGCGCGCTCGCCTATGCGCTGTGGCCGATCTTTCCCGTGGTGACGCTCGCCGCGACATTGCACGCGCTCGCAAGCTGCGTGCTCGGTCCGGCGATCGCCGCGATCAGCCTTGGGCTGGTCGGACCGCTTGCGATCGGCGAGCGGCTCGGCCGCAACGCGCGCTTCGCCTCGCTCGGCAGCGGCTCGGCCGCGGCGCTGATGGGCGCCTGCGGCTATTTCCTGTCGAGCCGCTCGGTGTTCCTCGTGACCTTCATCCTGGTGATCCCGACATTGTTGTCGCTGGTGCGGATCCGCGAGCGCGAGATCGACATCGCCCAGGCCCATGGTGAGGTGAAGCGCGAGGTTCCGGACAAGCGCGCCACCAGCGTCGTCGGCCTGGTGCGGCAGCGGTCGCTGCTGATCTTTGCCGGCGCGATGATGCTGTTCCAACTCGCCAATGCCGCGATGCTGCCGCTGATGGCGGGCGTGGTCACCACGCGGTCGAGCCAATGGGCGCCGGTCCTGATCGCCGCCTGCATCATTGTGCCGCAGGCGATCGTCGCGTTGTGCTCGCCCTCGGTCGGCCGCAAGGCCCAGGCTTGGGGCCGCCGGCCGCTGCTCCTGATCGCGTTCGCCTCCCTGGTGATCCGCGGCCTGTTGTTCGCAACGGTGCATGATCCCTATTTGCTGGTTGCGGTGCAGATTTTCGATGGCATCACCGCAGCGATCTTCAGCGTGATGGTGCCGCTGATCGTGGCCGACGTCGCGTTCGGTAGCGGCCATTTCAACCTGGCGCAGGGCATAGTCGGTACTGCCGTCGGCATCGGCGCCTCGCTCAGCACGGTGCTGGCCGGCTATGTCAGCGACAAGCTCGGCAGCAGCACGGCCTTTATGGGCCTGGCCGGCGTCGCCGCGCTCGGGCTGTTCGTGATCTGGCTGGTAATGCCGGAAACGCGGCGGACGGCATGACAAGAGGACGCGGCCGCAGTGCCATGGGCTACCTTTCAGACTATGGATATCCGCGACGGTGGGCCGGTTTTGACCGCGCCACACCCTTCCTCCTGCATGCGCCGTCATATATGAGTGATTTGCTGCTGGAACGCGCCGATGCTCCGCCGGATTAATCAATCCAAAATCGCGATCTGGTACGGATCGACGCAGCGCGGGCAGGCATTTCGACCGAGGAATGGCATGGTGAATCGAACGACGACGGCGCAGACCACCGGAGCGATGCGGCGTTGGGGGCATCCCACGATTGTGACCTTCGCAGCGATGGTCACATTTGCGGCACTGACCGGCAGTGCCGCCGCGAAGCAGCAGCGTCCCGAGCCAACCGTCGAGGCGACGGCGCCACGCACCGCGGGCGAACCGATCATGGCGATCGTGTCGATCAAGGCCCAGAAGGTCACCTTCTACGACGCCGACGGCTGGATCTACCGCGCGCCGGTGTCGAGTGGCGTCAAGGGACGCGAGACGCCGGCCGGTGTCTTTGCGCTGATCGAGAAGGACAAGGACCACCACTCGACGCTCTATGACGACGCCTGGATGCCGAACATGCAGCGCATCACCTGGAACGGCGTCGCGCTGCATGGCGGGCCGCTGCCGGGCTATGCGGCCTCGCATGGCTGCGTGCGGATGCCCTACGATTTTGCCGAAAAGCTGTTCGACAAGACGCGGATCGGCATGCGGGTGATCATCGCGCCGAACGACGCGGCACCGGTCGATTTTACCCACCCGGCGCTGTTCGTGCCGAACGCGCAGGCGATCGCGGCTGCTCCGGCGCGCGCCCAGACGCTTGCTCGCGACGCCGCGGATGCCGCCAAGGCGGCCGACGAAGCGAAGAGGGCCTCCACAGCCGCGACCAAGGAAGCTGCACTGTTCACGCCTGCGTCACTGCGCAAGCTGGAAAAGGCCAAGACCCGTGCCGACGCCGAGCTTGCGTTCGCCGACAAGACGCTCGCCAATGCCAAGACCGACCAGACCAAGGCGCGCGCCGAGGATCTGAAGCAGAAGGCCGCCGCCAGGGCCGCGGAAGCGACCACGCAGTTCGAAGCCGCCCAGGGCGACGCCAGGCCGAAGCTCGACGCCGCGGCAGCCGCAAAGGACGCCGCCAAGGCGGCCGAGACCAAGAAAGCCGACACCGCGAAGGCGGCGACCGAGGCGAAGCTCGCGCTCGAGCCGGTCTCGGTCTACATCAGCCGCGCAACGCAGAAGCTCTACGTCCGCCGCAACACCCACAAGCCGTGGGCTGATGGCGGCGAGGTGTTCGATTCAAGCATCGAGGTTCCCGTCACGATCCGCGATCCGGACAAGCCGATCGGCACGCATATCTTCACGGCGATGGCGCGTAACGACACCGGCCTGCGCTGGACCGAGGTGACGATCGACGAGGGCGACAACGCCAAGGACGCGCTCGACCGCATCACCATCCCGCAGGACGTGCTGGATCGCATTGCACCGACCGTGGTGCCACGGTCTTCCATCATCGTCTCGGACGAGCCGCTGAGCAGCGAGACCAACTACCGCACCGAATTCGTCGCCGTGCTGAGCAACCAGCCGCAGGGCGGTTTCATCACGCGCAAGCCCACCCGGCCCATGGTGCCCGACGACATGGTTGCGAGCAACGAGGACGGTTTCGGCTTCTTCTATCAGCGCAGCTGGAATCCCCAATCCGGCACCCAATACGGCGTGCCCCAGTATGGCAGCCGCCAATACAGCAATCCGCAGTACGGCAATCCTCAGATTTATGGCAACCCTCAAGCCGCCAATCCGCGCCGGCGCGGCGGCCAGCCCTACTGGCAATCGCAACAGGACTGGTAGCAGGGCGGCGACGCGTAGGACGCAAGCCGAGGAATCCGACTAACCCTGTGTGCATTGGACGGCGGCGTGATGCCGCCGTCCAACTGCGCAGTGCGGTAGCCTCCGCGTTACGGGCGAGCTTCCAGGATCAGGTTGAACGGCGTTTCCGCCGCGCGGCGGAAGCGGGAGAAGCCGCCCTGGCGCGCGACCTCGCGCAGTCTTGCCTCTCCGGCCTGGGCGCCGAGCGCAAGCCCGACTTCCTGGTCCAGCGAGGCAGGGGTGCAGATCATGGTCGAGGCGGCATAGTAAACCCGCCCGATCGGATTGAGGTTGTCCTCCAGCCGGTCGTTGGCGAACGGCTCGATCAGCAGGCAGGTGCCGTCATTTGCGAGGGTGGAGCGGGTGTGCTTGAGGGCGCCGACCGGATCGCCCATGTCGTGCAGGCAGTCGAAGAAGCAGACCAGATCATACCCCTTGGCCGGGAATGTCTTGGCGGAATGCGTTTCGAAATGGACGCGGTCCGACAATCCCGCCTCCTTCGCCGAGGCCCGCGCTGTCTGGATCGAGCCGTCGTGATAGTCGAAGCCGTAGAAGGTGGATTTCGGAAACGCCTCCGCCATCAACCGCGTCGAGACGCCGTGGCCGCAGCCGACGTCGGCGACGACGGCGCCTTTCTTCAGCTTGTCGACGACGCCCTCGAGCGCCGGCAGCCATTCCTGGACCAGATAGTGCTTGTAGCTGGTGCGGAAGAAGCGGGCGGTGCCGCAGAACAGGCACTCGCTGCGCTTGTTCCAGCCGACGCCCTTGCCGGTCTTGAACGCGTCGGTAATTTTCGGCTCGTCGAGGAAGGTCGCGCCGACCAGGCTTCCGACGGCGCCGAGGAACACCGGGCTTTCCTCATCGGCGAGCGCGAGCGCCTGCTCGGGCAGCATCGAGAATTTTCCGGACGCCTTGTCGTATTCGATGTAGCCCGAGGCGGCCTGCGCCGAGAGCCATTCCTGAACGTAACGCTCGGCGGTTCCGGTTGCCTTGGCCAGCGCCGCGGCATTCATCGGTCCTTGCTGTGCAAGTGCCTTGTAGAGCCCGAGCTTGTCTCCCAGCAGCATCAGCGAGGCGTTCATCGCCGCGCCGACATCGCCGATCATCTTTCCCATGAATAAATTGAGGCGTTCCTCATTGACGTCCATGATGTTCCTCCATCGCAATCGCGTTTGGCCAAAAGTCCATCATTCGCAATTTCACGCATGCGTCGTCGTACAGCCATGGGGCGACGCGATCGCATGAAAGGTTCGCTGCAATGAAGCGATTGTTACTTCGCCGCTGGGATCCCAGAGCGGCCGGCCTTCACAGGCCTGCGAGGCGGGCGGCCTACGCCGCCGCCCGCAGCATGACCAGCCTCTTGTACAGCGCGCCGTAGCAGGCGGCCGACAGGTCCCAGCTGTAGGACTTGGCCATTGCGCTGGAGCGCATGGCGTTGAGGCGGTCCTTGGCGCGATAGGCGTCGAAGGCGCGCCTGACCCCGCCGAGGAAAGATTCCGCCGACGGCTGCGGGAACAGGAAACCGGTCTCGCCGTCGGCGATGGTTTCGGCAAGGCCGCCGGTCTGGTGGCCGATCGGCAGCGAGCCAAAGCGCTGCGCATACATCTGGCTGAGGCCGCAGGGCTCGAAGCGCGACGGCATCAGGGTGAAATCGCTGCCGGCGAAGATCCGGCGCGCCTGCGCGTCGTTGAAGCCGATGATAACGCCGATCGCGTCCGGCCGGCGCCGGTGTGCGGCGACCAGCGCGTCCTCGAGGGCAGGCTCGCCACTGCCGGTGACGACGATCTGGCCGCCATCCCCGATGATCTGATCGGCGGCCGACAGCACGAGGTCGACGCCCTTCTGATGCACGAGCCGCGCAACCAGGCCGAAGATCGGCCCGCGCGAGACCGCAAGCCCGAACTGCCGGCGGACATAATCGGCGTTGGCCTGCTTGCCCTTCCAGTCGCCGGCGCCGAACGGCTGCGCCAGCTGCGCGCAATGACGCGGGTCCCAGCTCTCGTCGATGCCGTTCAGGATGCCGGTCAGCTGGTCGGCGTCGGAGCGGGCGCGCAGCACGCCCTCCAGCCCGCAGCCGAGCTCCGCGGTCGTGATCTCCTTCGCATAGGTCGCGCTGACGGTGGTCAAATGCGAGGCGTAGACGAGACCGCCCTTGAGGAAGGACAACTGGTCGTAGAACTCCAGCCCGTCGATGTGGAAGGAGCTTTCCGGTGCGCCGATCCGCCGCAGCGAGTCCTTCGGAAACAGGCCCTGATAGGCGAGATTGTGGATGGTCAGGATCGACGGAATCCGCAGCTGACGCCATGCGAGGTAGGCCGGTGTGAGCGCGGCCTGCCAGTCGTTGGCGTGAACGAGGTCGGCTGCCCAATTCTTGTCCAGCGTTCCGGCTGCAAGTTCGGCAGCGGCGGAGGCAAAGCGGCCGAAGCGGATGTCGTTGTCCGGCCAGTCGCGGCCGGACTCATCGCCGTAGGGATTGCCCGGCCGGTCGTACAGTTGCGGGCACAGCAGCACGTAGACCGGCATGCCGTCCTTGGTCGATGCGCGCCCGAGCGTGCAGGCCGGCATCTCGGCAAGCGCAGGGCAGTTTCCAACGATTTCAATGTGAGTGAATTGCTCGACCACGTCCCGGTAGCCGGGAAGCATGATCCTGACATCGCTCCATGGGCGGAGCGCCCGGGGGAGTGCAGCGGAAACGGCGGCAAGCCCGCCCACGCGGACGAAATCGTCCATCTCCGTCGTGACGAATAAGACCTTCAACAAGCGCCCTCGTTCTAGCCCGTGACAGGGCTATGCAAGATCGGGTCCAATCTGCCTTTGAGTAAAATGCAAGACGGCCCGCGGGTCCGGTCTGGACGAGACGCTTTCCTGTCAGGGCGGCTCACTTTAGGGTCGCGCGGCGCCGAACAATGAGAACCACGCGGTGGAGGAAGCCTTGGCCACAACAATAGCTGCTGACGATGAGGGGAATTTGACACGGAGCTTCGACGGCCTTCGGGTGCTGGATTTTTCCACCACGATCGCCGGACCTCATTGCACGCGGATGCTCGCCGACATGGGCGCGGAGGTGATCAAGATCGAGTCCGCCGAAGGCGAGACGATGCGGACGCGGCCGCCGCTGCGCAACAATTGCTCGACGGCGTTCGGTCAGCTCAATGTCGGCAAGAACAGTCTTGTGCTCGACCTGAAGTCGCCCTCCGGCGTCGAGGCCGTGCGCCGGCTGATCGCGACCGCCGACGTGCTGGTGGAGAATTTCCGCCCCGGCGTGATGCGGCGGCTGAAGCTCGACCATGCCTCGATAAGGGACATCAACCCGAAGCTGATCTACTGCTCGATCTCCGGCTACGGCCAGACCGGCCCGTCGGCGGAGTTGCCGGCCTATGCGCCGGTGATCCATGCCGCCTCGGGTTATGAGATGGCGCATCTCGCCTATCAGCCGGGCCGCTCGCGGCCGGACTATTGCGGCATCTATCACGCCGATGTGCTCACAGGCGTCTATGCCTTCGGCGCGATCTCGGCGGCGCTCTATCAGCGCAGCGCCAGCGGCAAGGGCCAGCATATCGACGTCTCGATGCTGGAATCGATGCTGAGCCTGACCCTCAACGAGTTGCAGTGGTCACAATTCGAGGTGAAGCAAACGCAGCGCCCGATGTTCGGCCCGATCGAAACCACCGACGGCTACGTCATGGTGGCGATCGCCAGCGAGAAGACGTTCCAGAACCTGATGCAGGTGATCGGCCATGGCGAATGGGTCTCCGATCCGCGCTTCGCCAGATATTCCGATCGGCGGGACAACTGGGCGGCCCTAATGGAGGGCGTCGAGGCGTGGTCGCGCGCGGTGAGCACGCAGGCCTGCCTCGCTGCGCTCAATGAATATGGCGTGCCGTCGTCGGCCTATCGCACCGTGCGCGAAGCGCTCGCCGATCCACAAATCGCCCATCG
It includes:
- a CDS encoding class I SAM-dependent methyltransferase, with translation MDVNEERLNLFMGKMIGDVGAAMNASLMLLGDKLGLYKALAQQGPMNAAALAKATGTAERYVQEWLSAQAASGYIEYDKASGKFSMLPEQALALADEESPVFLGAVGSLVGATFLDEPKITDAFKTGKGVGWNKRSECLFCGTARFFRTSYKHYLVQEWLPALEGVVDKLKKGAVVADVGCGHGVSTRLMAEAFPKSTFYGFDYHDGSIQTARASAKEAGLSDRVHFETHSAKTFPAKGYDLVCFFDCLHDMGDPVGALKHTRSTLANDGTCLLIEPFANDRLEDNLNPIGRVYYAASTMICTPASLDQEVGLALGAQAGEARLREVARQGGFSRFRRAAETPFNLILEARP
- a CDS encoding ABC transporter ATP-binding protein, whose amino-acid sequence is MDHLSGYAHRPFPFVLRYLRRRLPSHVVILSAVVAAVACSVGTQYGVKNLVDALSAGPSAANGVWLAFALLMSLIAADNFMWRIASWTASYTFVSVTGDLRRDMFRHLTGHAPSYFTDRLPGMLTSRITATSNAVFTVENMFVWNVLPPCIATFAAITLVGTVSVTMSAVLILIAGTMVAIMFRLAAAGRPLHDDFANRAAAVDGEMVDVINNLPLVRAFCGLGYEHDRFDATVNRELVARGRSLRYLEKLRLFHAGVTVILTIAMLAWALSLWQQGAATTGDVVLVCTLGISILSATRDLAVALVDVTQHVARLTEALATLLQPHELKDHPEAEALVKSGAAIAFNNVGFRYPGGLQVFDRFSLRIQPGQRVGLVGQSGGGKSTLFTLLQRFYDVEQGNIMVDGQDISRVTQQSLRAAISVVPQDISLFHRSILENIRYGRPDATDDEVLRAAIAARCDFIETLPEGMNTIVGDRGIKVSGGQRQRIAIARAFLKDAPILLLDEATAALDADSEEAIREALSRLMRGRTVVAIAHRLATLRSFDRVLVLQGGRIVEDGPPDILVKGRGPYRDLVAREMGRLSTSAA
- a CDS encoding amylo-alpha-1,6-glucosidase, with the translated sequence MAADVVTQIITARITEHVAESPFYIPMTGPAARPRRSLKHDDTFIVLDSHGDIGASAGGPDGLFNADTRYLARLEMVLEGVQPLLLGSNMRDDNSALTVDLTNSDVYRDDRLTLQKDTLHIVRSIFLWRGTFYQRIGLQNHGDHTASFDLTLLFDNDFADLFEVRGERRPRRGIGSSKLLGPTDVVLEYCGLDEQSRITALHFDPRPTRLSVNAATYHFELEPGQVTSLFVAVSCNKPIMQKPVPFFRGLLAHRREMRISSAGAASIETSNNIFNEVLCQAMADLNMLMTETPQGRYPYAGIPWYSTTFGRDGLITALQMLWVDPRIAKGVLKRLALFQAKTVDPLADAAPGKILHEMRGGEMAALREVPFAHYYGSVDSTPLFVLLAGLYLERTGDVETLRELWPAVEAGLQWIDGPGDPDRDGFVEYQRATDDGLRNQGWKDSFDAIFHADGTLAEGNIALCEVQAYVFAGKQLAARAARKLGFADKAATLEAEAERLRERFEEAFWCEELGTYAVALDGAKQPCKVRTSNAGQTLFSGMVREDRARRVAAGLMSQKFFSGWGIRTVAAGEARYNPMSYHDGSIWPHDNALIALGLARYGLKHSVAHLFKGLFDAASYMELRRLPELFCGFRRERRRGPVLYPVACAPQAWASATPFTLLEAALGIEFDTTRGEIRLSDPRLPEFLNDVVLRNLRLGTSSVDLRLRRHGDEVSLEVLRTRGQIQVSIVLTH
- the glgA gene encoding glycogen synthase GlgA, which gives rise to MKVLFVTTEMDDFVRVGGLAAVSAALPRALRPWSDVRIMLPGYRDVVEQFTHIEIVGNCPALAEMPACTLGRASTKDGMPVYVLLCPQLYDRPGNPYGDESGRDWPDNDIRFGRFASAAAELAAGTLDKNWAADLVHANDWQAALTPAYLAWRQLRIPSILTIHNLAYQGLFPKDSLRRIGAPESSFHIDGLEFYDQLSFLKGGLVYASHLTTVSATYAKEITTAELGCGLEGVLRARSDADQLTGILNGIDESWDPRHCAQLAQPFGAGDWKGKQANADYVRRQFGLAVSRGPIFGLVARLVHQKGVDLVLSAADQIIGDGGQIVVTGSGEPALEDALVAAHRRRPDAIGVIIGFNDAQARRIFAGSDFTLMPSRFEPCGLSQMYAQRFGSLPIGHQTGGLAETIADGETGFLFPQPSAESFLGGVRRAFDAYRAKDRLNAMRSSAMAKSYSWDLSAACYGALYKRLVMLRAAA
- a CDS encoding PRC-barrel domain-containing protein, with amino-acid sequence MRPRFMIMLVAAVLLTSAGVRAADDVTPPAAQAPPAAPKEQAKEPSKEPSPPPSVTVIGARDAHGILGRDVRSSANEDMGRIVDVIVDRDGKVRAAVIDFGGFLGVGSRKIVVDWNALRFAGVSSKSDSITLDLNKQQVSAAPEYKEDTPLIVLGAAGSLHPWDYEH
- a CDS encoding MFS transporter; the protein is MPRVPDQPSPEEPRTPSRESQRGLDWFIFFLADVQTGFGPFIAVYLTTQKWTQVEIGFVLSIGGIIGLLGQMPGGAIVDAARSERVVAGCAVAAIGASALAYALWPIFPVVTLAATLHALASCVLGPAIAAISLGLVGPLAIGERLGRNARFASLGSGSAAALMGACGYFLSSRSVFLVTFILVIPTLLSLVRIREREIDIAQAHGEVKREVPDKRATSVVGLVRQRSLLIFAGAMMLFQLANAAMLPLMAGVVTTRSSQWAPVLIAACIIVPQAIVALCSPSVGRKAQAWGRRPLLLIAFASLVIRGLLFATVHDPYLLVAVQIFDGITAAIFSVMVPLIVADVAFGSGHFNLAQGIVGTAVGIGASLSTVLAGYVSDKLGSSTAFMGLAGVAALGLFVIWLVMPETRRTA
- a CDS encoding L,D-transpeptidase — protein: MVNRTTTAQTTGAMRRWGHPTIVTFAAMVTFAALTGSAAAKQQRPEPTVEATAPRTAGEPIMAIVSIKAQKVTFYDADGWIYRAPVSSGVKGRETPAGVFALIEKDKDHHSTLYDDAWMPNMQRITWNGVALHGGPLPGYAASHGCVRMPYDFAEKLFDKTRIGMRVIIAPNDAAPVDFTHPALFVPNAQAIAAAPARAQTLARDAADAAKAADEAKRASTAATKEAALFTPASLRKLEKAKTRADAELAFADKTLANAKTDQTKARAEDLKQKAAARAAEATTQFEAAQGDARPKLDAAAAAKDAAKAAETKKADTAKAATEAKLALEPVSVYISRATQKLYVRRNTHKPWADGGEVFDSSIEVPVTIRDPDKPIGTHIFTAMARNDTGLRWTEVTIDEGDNAKDALDRITIPQDVLDRIAPTVVPRSSIIVSDEPLSSETNYRTEFVAVLSNQPQGGFITRKPTRPMVPDDMVASNEDGFGFFYQRSWNPQSGTQYGVPQYGSRQYSNPQYGNPQIYGNPQAANPRRRGGQPYWQSQQDW